CAATAGTTATTGTTCCCGGAAAGCACAAGCATTCCGCTGCCGGTTTTGACCAGATTACTGTTGAAACCATTGCCGGTTATTGTGCCTGCATAAATCGTATCGGCGTCTTGAGCGATAGTAAGCGTCGTGCCGTCAATGGAGATTTCTCCACCGGTTCCGATCAATGAACGCATACGCAACTCGTTGCCATTGAGATCGAGAAGACCGCCTGTGAGGACATAATCAGTATTACTGGCGATTGCCGAATAATTATTCGCTTCAAGGCGTAACGCACCTTCGTTGATCCAGGTGCCGCCTGACCAGCTATTCGCTCCGCTAAGCAGAAGTGTGCCGCCGCCATCCTTAAACAGCATGCCATCACCTGAAACGCCGCCCGACACTTTCATTTCCTGGCCTGAAAGAACATTGATCCCAGACACGCCGCCCAGAGTTACAGCCTGGGTCAGATCGAAACTATTGGCGGTTCTCAATGTGCCGTTATTGATATTCAGCGTATTGTTTGCCGAACCCAGATTTTGCATTGAAGCCACCTGAAGAATGCCGCCGCTGATGTAAGTATTGCCGGAATACGTGTTGTCTCCCCAGAGAACCAGCAGACCGTCTCCGGTTTTTTCCAGACCGGAAGTGCCGGTAATAGAGGCGCTTATCAGCCCTCCCTCATTATTAAGGACACGTATTTCGGGCACCACAATCTCGATGCCATAACCGCTATAACCATTCAGGTTGAGCGTCGCGCCGGCATTGCCCTCAATTCTGAAATTGCCGCCAGCAAACTGCAACCCTACAGCCGACTGCGCACCATCAATCGTGACCGTACCACCCAGCCCACGGAAGATGGCATAGCCATGGCCCCAGGTTGTATCAGCAGTTCCGCCAACCGGGTTTAACCAGTTCTGGTTCGTACTGTTCCATATGCCATTCTGATCTGTACCACCCAGAGCTCCGCCATCCCATTGCTGAAGAATATTCAAGCCTTGAGGACTGACGAGCAAATCAACTGACCGTGCCCGCGTGGTATCCACCGTGTAGTTGAAACCGAACGGCGTCGTATCTGGTGTCTGGCCGACGTTCAACCCGCCATTTGTCTGGGTCAGATTACCCGTATATGAGATCACCCGATGATAACCGATCGCAGGAGCGCCCGTTACATTCATCATCGTGCCATTCAGCGCAACGTCACCATTCACAACAGTCGCTGCTGTCGTGCCAGAGCCGCCCATAGCAAGATTGTATGTATAGAGCCCACCGCTGTTGAATGTCGCCTCACCATTTACAATGAGCGACGCAGCATCACTTGGGAGAATGGAGCCACCTGCATTGAGGGTGAGTCCGCCATTGAGTGTCATTGAGCGCGTACCAGTTGGCACGAGAACACCACCTGAATTGATGATCGTCGTACCTGCCTGACCTGATCCCTCCAGTCGTCCGGCATTATTAACGGTCAAAGTGCCATTGAGTTTTGCTCTTTCGGCAATATCCAGCGTGCTGTTGGATACGGTCGCGTTACCGTTAAAAAGCGAGCTGTCGCCTGTCAGTGTGGTCTTGCCCGAAAGAAATTTGAGGTTCGCAAAACCCGATATTGAAGCGTCAAAGCTGTAATCAACCGCATTGTGATTGAAAACAGCATCGGTAAATGGCGCAAGCATCAGATCACGGCCAACAAATATGCCCGGAGCAACAGCGGCTTCACCTTCAGCAGCACCAATATTGAGAACACCATAAGCGCCATTATCGCCAATATCGATCATGCCGCGCGGGGTGCCAACAATCGCACCATCGGCGACGGTCAACGAGCCGCGGCCCCCATCATTATCGGCGTTACCACCACTGACATAGATGTCCCGCGCCGTCCATTTCGTACCCGCACCCGTAACAAGAACGGAGCCAGTGGAACCGGAGTTTTGGCCGATTGCAACTTTACCGGACTGAACTTGCGCACCATTGGAAACGGTCATTGTTCCCTGGCCGGAATCACCGACCGCCAACATGCCATCCACTGTCAGGCTTGATTGTGGACCATTGATGTTGACAGTGCCCGACACCGACGTTTGACCGCCGATCAGCAGATCGCCCCCAACCTTCACAGCGCCGCCATTGGCTATCTCAAGGCTGCCCGTATTGATGTTGCCAACGACCAGAGACTGATCAACGGTCCATTTGGCCGAACCGGAGGTGCCGTTACCAGTTGCGATAACCTTGCCGCCGTCGATAAAGCCTGTATCGGATTGCAGTTCTGATTGATCAGGGCCGAGTGCCAGTATGCCGTCCGCAGCACTGACATCTTTAAATCGCGTACTGGCCTTTCCACTGAGCGTCCATGTGCTCTGGTCAACCTTAAGAATGTGGCTGAAACCCTGAAATTGCGCACCTATCGAGGAAAGATCGAATGTCGAGTTTTCCAAGCCCGCAAAGGATAACATGGCGTCAGTGCCCAGATTAACTCCACCGACAAACTGATATCCATTGAGAAGCTGCAGCAGGTTGTTCGAGCCGTTGATCGAGATTGCTGCCGCGCGTGTTTCGTCTGAACCAACTCCGCCGGATACTTTACCTGCTACGCCTATGAATGATTGCGATGCAGAACCTTCAATACCAATACCGCCCACGGCTCCGTCGCCGCCCTGAATGCTCGCGCCTGTTCCGACCTCCACGCGAAGGTCGCTAGCAGCGTTTATCCAGACGCCCTGGCCACCATTTCCCTGAAGACCACGGTTGCCATTGCTCGTAGACATTGTACCTTTGTAGACCGAGCCACCAACTCCACGAGCCCCCCTGTCTCCACCTTGTCCACCCTTAACACTGGCACCCGCGCCCAGAATAATGTGGCTCTGATCGGCATTCGGCCCACCGAGAACGACGCCTGTGCCCCCGACACCGCCATTTCCGCCATTGCCACCATTTCCCAGATTATAGTCGTTGGCGTAATCGCTGTTACCACCCCAACCGCCGTTGCCGCCTCCTCCCCCTTTACCACCGGCTACCGCAGTTCCCGAAGTCAGATAGATTGACGCGACAAAGCCATCCGCAAGAATGCCGGCACCACCATTCCCGCCATTGCCGCCCGAACCACCATCCCCACCAACGGCATTGTTCAGACTGGCTTTGGTTTCACCAGCACCGCCATCGCCGCCATAACCACCATCACCACCTGCTCCGCCAGTAATATTGGCTGAAATATTGGCCGCCACTTGCCCGGCTGGCATAAATCCGGAATTCGGTGAGGTGAAGGCTAATGCCGCACCGCCACCGCCACCGCCGCCACCGCCGCCGCCGCCACCGCCAGTTCCATCCCAAAATGCAGAAAATGGTAAAATTGCTGCGGAGTAACCAATTCCGCCTATGGCGCCATTGCCGCCAATGCCGCCAATGCCTCCAGTAATGGGGGTAGAGATATCATAAAGGCGCCCTGACAGAAGTGTGGACATAACACCACCGCCACCACCGCCACCGCCACTTCCCCCATCATGGCCAAAGTTACCGGGTGCCCAAATCCAGCCCTTTGCGACACCATTGGCCCCTTTGGTACCGTCATTACCGGGCTGGTTCGATCGGCCGCCCCATCCTCCACCTCGAGCATGCGGACCGCTGCCGCCTTGCCCCCCAGTACCCTCCGAGGCTGAGGTCGAATTTTTACCCCCACCCCCTCCGCCACCACCGCCTGAATAGGAGATGGCAGCGGCACCGGCGCCCCCCGCCCGAGGGCGACTGATTGCATGTTGCCCGCCAGACCCGCCATGACCTGACACCTGCTGCGCCAGAACAGGAGCGGTAGACAATACAACAAGGCCTGACAAAGTAGCCATGGTTGCGACAGCAGCAAGAACGCAAGACATCGCTGTCGATGCTCTGAGCAATTGTCTTCGGATTTGAATATTGAGGCTTATCTGCTCGACAGAACCTGTCTGTCCGCGATGGTATCGAGAAAGGACATAAGCTTTGCCTTGTCCTGAATCAAAATCAATCATTCCTCGCCGCCCCGAAATATATTCAAATCAGCGAGTAGTTTCTGGTGTGTTTCCTTAAATCAGCAATAGCTTTAGGACCAATCGACATACAGGTTCAATGAATCGACAATTCTGAACCTTAAAAGAAAGCCTTCACCACCCGGTAAGATGGTGAAGGCAAGCATTGCGGGCCTAAAAGATCAGATTAAGCAAATACAGTCGCAATTGCCTTTCGGGTGGCATCGACAATTTTATCGGCCTCTTCGCGTGTCAGACACAGAGGTGGTGCAAATCCGAGAATATCGCCTTCAGGCATGGCGCGAGCGATAACGCCGTTAGCAAGAAGTGCTGTAGAAACCTGCGGGCCAATCTTCAACGATGGATCGAAAAACTTCCGGTCGTCACGGTCTTCAACAAACTCGATAGCAGCCATCAACCCTTCACCGCGCACTTCACCAACGTGCTTATGACCTCCAACGGCATCTTGCAACGCCTTGCGGAAATAAGCGCCGGTCGAACCCGCATTTTCCACGAGGTTCATTTCATCGATGAGCTTAAGATTGGCAACGCCAGCCGCGGCACAAATCGGATGCGCCGAATAAGTCCAACCGTGACCGATCGGCCCCATCTGATCGGAACCCTGTACCAGCACCTGCCACATGCGGTCAGAAACGATCGAACCGGAAAGCGGTGCGTAGGCCGATGTCAGCCCCTTGGCGATGGTGATCAGATCAGGCTTCATTCCATAATGATCTGAGCCGAACATAGTGCCAAGACGTCCAAAGCCGGTGACCACTTCATCAGCGACCAGCAGAATGTCATAACGGTCAAGAACCGCCTGAATTTTCTGCCAGTAACCCGCAGGCGGTGGCACAATACCGCCCGTGCCAAGAACCGGCTCACCAATAAACGCAGCAATTGTATCCGGCCCCTCAGCGAGGATCATTTCTTCGAGCTTGTCCGCACAATGTTGCGCAAACTGCTCTTCGCTCATCGAACGATCCGCACGACGGAAATAATAAGGCGATTCCGTGTGCAGTATCGGCGCACGAGGCAGATCAAACGCGTTATGGAATGTTGCAAGACCGGTCATGCTTCCCGTCATGACGCCGGAGCCATGATAGCCGCGCCAGCGCGAAATGATCTTCTTCTTTTCCGGGCGGCCAAGAATATTATTGTAATACCAGATCAGCTTGATGTTGGTTTCATTTGCATCAGAACCCGAAAGGCCGAAATATACGCGGCTCATATGTTCAGGTGCGCGATCAATGATCATCTTGGCGAGCGTAATCGATACTTCGGTGCCGTGGCCGACATAGGCGTGATAATAGGCAAGCTTGCGCGCCTGTTCGGCAATCGCATCAGCTATTTCTGTACGGCCATAACCAACATTGACGCAATAAAGGCCAGCGAAAGCATCCAGACTCTTGCGACCGTTCACATCGGCAATATAAACACCCTCGCCGCCTTCAATCACGCGCGTTGGCGTTTCACCACGTGCATGCATTCCCATATGCGTGGACGGATGAAAGAAATGATCGCGATCCCAGGCGGTGAGTTCGTTGCTAGTGTTCAACATGGTTATGTTCCTTTCTTATCGCTACGCTTTCACGCAGCGGTATCAATGCAGAGATATTTGAGTTCGGTGAAGGCTTCTATGCCCTGATGTGAGCCTTCTCGGCCAAGCCCGGATTGTTTCCAGCCACCAAAAGGGATCGGCGCACCGGTTATTTTTGCGCGATTGATGGCAACCATTCCGTATTCCAGCGCGCGCCCCATTCGCAGCTGCCGGGCACCGTTC
The genomic region above belongs to Ochrobactrum quorumnocens and contains:
- a CDS encoding autotransporter domain-containing protein; the encoded protein is MIDFDSGQGKAYVLSRYHRGQTGSVEQISLNIQIRRQLLRASTAMSCVLAAVATMATLSGLVVLSTAPVLAQQVSGHGGSGGQHAISRPRAGGAGAAAISYSGGGGGGGGGKNSTSASEGTGGQGGSGPHARGGGWGGRSNQPGNDGTKGANGVAKGWIWAPGNFGHDGGSGGGGGGGGVMSTLLSGRLYDISTPITGGIGGIGGNGAIGGIGYSAAILPFSAFWDGTGGGGGGGGGGGGGGAALAFTSPNSGFMPAGQVAANISANITGGAGGDGGYGGDGGAGETKASLNNAVGGDGGSGGNGGNGGAGILADGFVASIYLTSGTAVAGGKGGGGGNGGWGGNSDYANDYNLGNGGNGGNGGVGGTGVVLGGPNADQSHIILGAGASVKGGQGGDRGARGVGGSVYKGTMSTSNGNRGLQGNGGQGVWINAASDLRVEVGTGASIQGGDGAVGGIGIEGSASQSFIGVAGKVSGGVGSDETRAAAISINGSNNLLQLLNGYQFVGGVNLGTDAMLSFAGLENSTFDLSSIGAQFQGFSHILKVDQSTWTLSGKASTRFKDVSAADGILALGPDQSELQSDTGFIDGGKVIATGNGTSGSAKWTVDQSLVVGNINTGSLEIANGGAVKVGGDLLIGGQTSVSGTVNINGPQSSLTVDGMLAVGDSGQGTMTVSNGAQVQSGKVAIGQNSGSTGSVLVTGAGTKWTARDIYVSGGNADNDGGRGSLTVADGAIVGTPRGMIDIGDNGAYGVLNIGAAEGEAAVAPGIFVGRDLMLAPFTDAVFNHNAVDYSFDASISGFANLKFLSGKTTLTGDSSLFNGNATVSNSTLDIAERAKLNGTLTVNNAGRLEGSGQAGTTIINSGGVLVPTGTRSMTLNGGLTLNAGGSILPSDAASLIVNGEATFNSGGLYTYNLAMGGSGTTAATVVNGDVALNGTMMNVTGAPAIGYHRVISYTGNLTQTNGGLNVGQTPDTTPFGFNYTVDTTRARSVDLLVSPQGLNILQQWDGGALGGTDQNGIWNSTNQNWLNPVGGTADTTWGHGYAIFRGLGGTVTIDGAQSAVGLQFAGGNFRIEGNAGATLNLNGYSGYGIEIVVPEIRVLNNEGGLISASITGTSGLEKTGDGLLVLWGDNTYSGNTYISGGILQVASMQNLGSANNTLNINNGTLRTANSFDLTQAVTLGGVSGINVLSGQEMKVSGGVSGDGMLFKDGGGTLLLSGANSWSGGTWINEGALRLEANNYSAIASNTDYVLTGGLLDLNGNELRMRSLIGTGGEISIDGTTLTIAQDADTIYAGTITGNGFNSNLVKTGSGMLVLSGNNNYWGNTTINGGSLVIFDATNLGINSGFAKLEIRNSALITLGDIELNRQVDLSGEATINTLFGTTLELSGAISGPAGALYKDGAGRLIISGNGTYTGGTTIAGGILQIGDGGTTGSITGNIVNDSLLVFNRSSSFTYNGSISGAGALLQAGSGTTVLTGNHSYTGNTFITAGTLQIGNGNATGSIAGYVFNNGTLAFNRSDDYTFSGTIFGTGALVQAGSGTLILDADNYYTNGTHIENGTLQIGSGGTSGWIAGDVINNGTLAFDRSDAFEFSGKISGIGGFQQKGEGAVVLTGESSYTGATDVLSGRLAVNGSIGSSMLTTVHEGAELGGTGTVGQTFINGGTLAPGNSIGTLTVAGDLRLTAFSLYDVEISTSDSDRVNVTGQADLGGATVHASFDPGGYVMKRYNILNAEGGLAGSTFGEEVTTNLPENFASLLRYDTNNAFLDLEMSIGGMNVNQQNVSAALVDYFDENGQIPVAFGGLDADGLTAASGELATAAQQTTIVAMSQFMNTLADPLVAGRARRITKAQASDADMFENRWSVWGAGYGSSRKTDGDAIIGSHDARGRIYGIAVGADYLVSPDTILGFAVAGGGTKFSLAEGMGSGDSDLFQAGIYGRHNIGNAYITGTLAYGWQSIDTERSVSFYETDQLNGSYRANSWSGRLEAGYRFDTPWLGITPYAAGQFVSFDLPSYSEKAYAVSDTYALNYSSQRETVGRGELGLSLDKSLALSDGVFTTRGRIAWARNFNNDRNVFAAINALPGAGFVVNGASQPKDVGLASVSAEMVWNNGLSLGAAFDAEFSGASTNYAGKGVLRYKW
- a CDS encoding aspartate aminotransferase family protein, whose protein sequence is MLNTSNELTAWDRDHFFHPSTHMGMHARGETPTRVIEGGEGVYIADVNGRKSLDAFAGLYCVNVGYGRTEIADAIAEQARKLAYYHAYVGHGTEVSITLAKMIIDRAPEHMSRVYFGLSGSDANETNIKLIWYYNNILGRPEKKKIISRWRGYHGSGVMTGSMTGLATFHNAFDLPRAPILHTESPYYFRRADRSMSEEQFAQHCADKLEEMILAEGPDTIAAFIGEPVLGTGGIVPPPAGYWQKIQAVLDRYDILLVADEVVTGFGRLGTMFGSDHYGMKPDLITIAKGLTSAYAPLSGSIVSDRMWQVLVQGSDQMGPIGHGWTYSAHPICAAAGVANLKLIDEMNLVENAGSTGAYFRKALQDAVGGHKHVGEVRGEGLMAAIEFVEDRDDRKFFDPSLKIGPQVSTALLANGVIARAMPEGDILGFAPPLCLTREEADKIVDATRKAIATVFA